TTTGTCACCCAATCATCACAAATGTTGATGTGTGCATACAATGAATTGTTAGCTTTCAGCCATATCAGAGCATTACTTAATCTTTCTGGGGATACATAGTCGTACAGATAATGTCCTTTGTAGGACAATTTACGCTTTAGTTTTAGTGGAACTAGCTGACACTCTGAAGGTAACCTTGGAAGGATATCGCACACAGTGTCTACTTTTGATGGTACATTTACAGCTGGGCCATGTATACACTTTTGCTTTCCAGTTGGGAGTGCTACCATCTTCATAAACGGTACACGCAATGCAATTAACCTACGCTCTAGTGCATTCAAACACTTCAACTCATGAGGCTCACTGTCTAGTTCCATACCATTGATTGTAGCTTGAGCAGGCATGACACCTCTGGTAATTGAACCATCACATGTTTTACACACCCACTGGTTCCCATCGATTTTACTGAAGTGTGCATGCTTAGAAAGCTTTTCGAGTAGGTCGGGGTCAGCTTTAGTGTACTTACAAGGCTTGAAACGCACTACAGTATGCCTATACAACATTCTGTGGCAGCTAGTACAGACAAAATCAGGACCAGTTCTCACCTTTGTGAGAAACTTATCAATTACAACATCAATTGTTTTTGTACAATGTCTGATAGTAGACATTGTACGTCTATTTTTTGTTTTCCGCTCAACAATTTCTTGCTGAGTTTCGTTACTCCTCTTACGAGATGTAGATTGCTTATTAGCATTTTTACGTACAAGAGTCTGAGGCTCTGCCTCCATAGCTCTAGCTTGAGACGTGTGTGCAGTGTTCTTAGTTCTACGTACAAGAGTCTGAGGCTCTGTCTCCATAGCTCTAGCTTGAGACGTGTGTGCAGTGTTCTTAGTTCTACGTACAAGAGTCTGAGGCTCTGTCTCCATAGCTCTAGCTTGAGACGTGTGTGCAGTGTTCTTAGTTCTACGTACAAGAGTCTGAGGCTCTGTCTCCATAGCTCTAGCTTGAGACGTGTGTGCAGTGTTCTTAGTTCTACGTACAAGAGTCTGAGGCTCTGTCTCCATAGCTCTAGCTTGAGACGTGTGTGCAGCGTCCTTGGTTCTACGTACATCAGTCTGAGGCTCTGTCTCCATAGCTCTAGCTTGAGACGTGTGTGCAGTGTTCTTAGTTCTACGTACAAGAGTCTGAGGCTCTGTCTCCATAGCTCTAGCTTGAGACGTGTGTGCAGCGTCCTTGGTTCTACGTACATCAGTCTGAGGCTCTGTCTCCATAGCTCTAGCTTGAGACGTGTGTGCAGTGTTCTTAGTTCTACGTACAAGAGTCTGAGGCTTTGTCTCCATAGCTCTAGCTTGAGACGTGTGTGCAGCGTCCTTAGTTCTACGTACATCAGTCTGAGGCTCTGTCTCCATAGCTCTAGCTTGAGACGTGTGTGCAGTGTTCTTAGTTCTACGTACAAGAGTATGAGGCTCTGTCTCCTTAGCTCTAGCTTGAGACGTGTGTGCAGCGTCCTTAGTTCTACGTACATCAGTCTGAGGCTCCGTCTCATTAGCCCTAACTCGAGACATGGATCGGGTATTGTAACATTTACGCACAACA
This is a stretch of genomic DNA from Halichondria panicea chromosome 1, odHalPani1.1, whole genome shotgun sequence. It encodes these proteins:
- the LOC135348074 gene encoding uncharacterized protein LOC135348074, with the translated sequence METEPQTLVRRTKNTAHTSQARAMETEPQTDVRRTKDAAHTSQARAMETEPQTLVRRTKNTAHTSQARAMETEPQTLVRRTKNTAHTSQARAMETEPQTLVRRTKNTAHTSQARAMETEPQTLVRRTKNTAHTSQARAMEAEPQTLVRKNANKQSTSRKRSNETQQEIVERKTKNRRTMSTIRHCTKTIDVVIDKFLTKVRTGPDFVCTSCHRMLYRHTVVRFKPCKYTKADPDLLEKLSKHAHFSKIDGNQWVCKTCDGSITRGVMPAQATINGMELDSEPHELKCLNALERRLIALRVPFMKMVALPTGKQKCIHGPAVNVPSKVDTVCDILPRLPSECQLVPLKLKRKLSYKGHYLYDYVSPERLSNALIWLKANNSLYAHINICDDWVTNAIADDQELVMSMLEQDEPMHDSHTNEPEPTKLDANSSIALDVPTTSADISHTASSGDSISVHSQLLGQFVGEHGLVIHDVPGDGNCMFSSVSYQLQHLGHDVNASTLREMSVDYLTDNGDRYSHFVHQSVDSNDGYNADNEPLDEEDSHIASLADPEEQRLLRWGKYLRRLSDGAWGDHIALTAIANLFSLKINTFTLNRSGTNVVTVNPCGEHEVNIGLIMQYHFVGLDAPVTTPTLTNSSLACASIRHDSEVDHMTDPLW